The Euwallacea similis isolate ESF13 chromosome 7, ESF131.1, whole genome shotgun sequence genome has a window encoding:
- the Jhbp2 gene encoding circadian clock-controlled protein daywake — protein sequence MFKSYSYLVIFAAFCGCVKPENPFYYIKQCHIYDENVNRCIRDSTNYLIVNMRNGIPELGLEDPEPVVIDQIQLAIGSGPDGYRAIFRDIEAYGVSNCTVTAVRSDIETNQFQFTIYIPKITARAKYESSGILILVRASGGGNYWGEYEGVKVKSYIKADKEIGEDGLTYLRLQQIKMDFNVKDIKMGVDGIHNGNSVLQAALNLFINSNAQELLKEMKPHLKKKFLLLMSDFITNVFNNVPYDAFLTEE from the exons atgtttaaatcATATAGTTACCTTGTAATTTTCGCAGCTTTCTGCGGTTGCGTTAAACCCGAAAACC CATTTTACTACATAAAACAATGCCACATCTATGATGAAAACGTCAACCGGTGTATCAGAGACTCTACAAATTATCTCATTGTAAACATGAGGAACGGAATACCAGAACTTGGATTAGAAGATCCCGAACCTGTTGTAATAGATCAAATCCAGTTAGCTATAGGAAGTGGACCCGATGGATATAGAGCTATTTTCAGAGATATTGAAGCATATGGCGTTAGTAACTGTACAGTAACAGCTGTGAG gtcTGACATagaaacaaaccaatttcaaTTCACCATCTATATACCAAAAATCACGGCACGAGCTAAATACGAATCTAGTGGAATTCTCATTCTCGTAAGGGCTTCGGGAGGAGGAAACTATTGGGGCGAATATG AGGGTGTCAAAGTTAAATCATATATTAAGGCAGATAAAGAAATCGGCGAGGATGGCTTAACTTATCTACGGCtgcaacaaattaaaatggattttaatgtTAAAGATATTAAGATGGGAGTAGATGGAATTCATAATGGCAACAGCGTGCTTC AGGCAGCTCTAAATCTTTTTATTAACTCAAATGCCCAAGAACTTTTGAAGGAAATGAAACCGCAcctgaagaaaaaattcttattactAATGAGCGACTTTATTACGAatgtatttaataatgttCCTTATGATGCTTTTCTAACAGAAGAATAA
- the LOC136409897 gene encoding protein takeout-like produces the protein MKVNVVVTVLCLVCFNWSNGEKLPTYITPCNRTDPNVHKCVEENIEVLRPNLKKGIPDLFIPSLDPLLIPPTCVNEEDQVKVTFTDIHIFHVDDFLMDQFDIDLDRKEVNISITFPHLRIKSTYNVNGKFLVVTFDEKGPADGNYSNFKIHLGLKGTTYLENGEEHLKWEKEAISTEVEDSHIVLEKLFGNHTDLSDKTNKVINENINVIINDLQPVIQRVVTDFIFGIVNKLFAYYPLKELFAHD, from the exons ATGAAAGTAAACGTGGTTGTTACTGTGTTATGtttagtttgttttaattGGAGTAATGGAGAAAAATTGC CCACTTACATAACGCCATGTAACAGGACCGATCCCAATGTTCATAAATGCGTTGAAGAAAACATTGAAGTACTGAGGCCCAACTTGAAGAAGGGCATTCCGGATCTATTTATTCCGTCTCTGGATCCTTTGCTAATTCCACCAACATGTGTGAATGAAGAAGATCAAGTCAAAGTTACTTTTACG gatatacatatattccaCGTAGATGATTTTCTTATGGATCAATTCGATATTGACTTGGATAGAAAAGAAGTGAACATAAGCATTACCTTTCCTCACTTAAGAATAAAATCTACCTATAATGTAAATGGAAAATTCTTGGTTGTAACTTTTGATGAGAAAGGCCCAGCTGATGGAAATTATT caaacttcaaaattcactTAGGCTTAAAAGGTACAACTTATTTGGAAAATGGAGAAGAACACTTAAAATGGGAAAAAGAAGCTATATCCACGGAAGTAGAGGACTCCCATATTGTACTAGAAAAGCTGTTCGGAAACCACACTGATCTTAGTGACAAGACTAACAAAgttattaatgaaaacattaaCGTCATAATAAATGATTTACAACCAGTTATTCAAAGAGTGGTAACGGATTTTATATTTGGGATCGTCAACAAACTCTTCGCCTATTATCCTCTTAAAGAATTATTTGCAcacgattaa
- the LOC136409879 gene encoding protein takeout-like, with protein MWKVVLIGFVLLVLYSNDVAAAKGLPSYLKLCHRRIPNLKACVIENINILRPRMKAGVPQLLIPSLDPLIIPEATLSTGNDFKATFRNIRLYHIDSFVVDTFNIDIDNYTIDIKMHFPSLRIISNYTINGRILVLNLNGNGPADGNYTNVRTELSLKGTPFQKNNKTFVKWTREKIDIQIESVHLLFERIFGDNAELNSQTNKIINENIGSIIDELKPVFQQIVGDFIFNLINRLFSRYDIFDLFPN; from the exons ATGTGGAAAGTTGTTTTAATAGGATTTGTCCTATTGGTACTATATTCCAATGATGTGGCTGCAGCAAAAGGTTTGc cgtcatatttaaagttatGTCACAGAAGgattccaaatttgaaagcaTGCGTAatcgaaaatataaatatattaagaCCCAGAATGAAAGCTGGCGTTCCACAGCTCTTAATTCCGAGCCTCGATCCTCTTATCATTCCGGAAGCCACACTATCAACGGGAAATGATTTCAAAGCAACTTTTCGAAATATACGC TTATACCATATTGATTCATTTGTGGTGGATACATTTAATATTGACATCGATAATTACACCATAGACATCAAAATGCATTTTCCGAGCCTTAGGATCATTTCTAACTACACTATAAATGGaagaattttagttttgaatCTAAATGGCAATGGGCCAGCCGATGGAAATTATA CAAACGTTCGAACCGAGTTAAGCCTCAAAGGGACaccatttcaaaaaaataacaagacCTTCGTAAAGTGGACTAGAGAGAAAATTGATATCCAGATAGAATCTGTCCATCTCCTGTTTGAGAGGATATTTGGAGACAATGCTGAATTAAATAgtcaaactaataaaattataaatgagaACATTGGTAGCATTATAGATGAATTGAAACCTGTTTTCCAGCAGATTGTTGgtgatttcatttttaaccTTATAAATAGATTGTTTAGTAGATATGATATTTTTGATCTATTtccaaattag